The Candidatus Rickettsiella isopodorum region AATTTAATTATACTCTCCGCACTTGAGTTTTTGTCTATTGCTAATCGCTGATTGAAAAGCTAGCTTGTTCTAGTTTAGATAATTGAGGGTTTTTGGTAATACATAAGAAAACATTAATTTTTTTGTCATTTATTTTTTCAGATAGTTCTATTTTAAGAAATTGGTAGAGTTGATAAGTTAAGGCTTCAATAAGTTTAAAAGAACGATCATCACAAAACTGTTGCAAATTATCTGCTAGATTGGCGTAACAGATCGTATTCATTAAATTATCATTAGTACAGGCGTCAAGTAAACGATCAAAACCAAGCTTTATTTGCAGGGAAACTTTTTGAGGTAATTGTCGTTCCTCGACTGAATTGCCTAATTTAACCAGTAAGTTAAGTTTTTCTAGTATCAATTGAGAGTTCATACGCGAAAAGCATAGCAAACTAGTGTGAGTTTGGCTACTATAACCCATTCTGCTCAAAAGCGGTGAGTTAAATAAAATAATAAGAGGTCCTTAATGAATTATATCAATAAAACGCTCTTGCCGGATGAAAAAGTTATCTATTGTAGTCACCCACACTGGATCATTATTTTTAGATCACTAATGGGTTTGATTTTAATTGCTGGATTTTTGATGATCGGAGGTT contains the following coding sequences:
- a CDS encoding dihydroneopterin aldolase encodes the protein MNSQLILEKLNLLVKLGNSVEERQLPQKVSLQIKLGFDRLLDACTNDNLMNTICYANLADNLQQFCDDRSFKLIEALTYQLYQFLKIELSEKINDKKINVFLCITKNPQLSKLEQASFSISD